The following proteins come from a genomic window of Bacteroidia bacterium:
- a CDS encoding GNAT family N-acetyltransferase, whose product MDQNNFSEIKTERLFLRKLEQSDWEMISYLRTDKIVNKLVKRPGAGSKEKALEFINKTNEGIDRRDLFYWSISEKDKAKMIGSICLWNFSKDRKTAEVGYDLSPEFHGKGLMNEALQSVVDFGFNKLGLNSIEAYTHRENSSSVKLLERNKFRWVESRSDEDNGDNIILVLNRPEVLST is encoded by the coding sequence ATGGATCAAAATAATTTTTCTGAGATAAAAACGGAGCGACTGTTTTTGAGAAAATTAGAGCAATCTGATTGGGAAATGATTTCTTATCTGCGTACCGATAAAATAGTAAATAAACTTGTTAAAAGACCCGGTGCCGGATCAAAAGAAAAGGCACTTGAATTTATTAATAAAACAAATGAAGGGATAGACAGGCGGGATTTATTCTATTGGAGCATTTCCGAAAAGGATAAAGCCAAAATGATCGGAAGTATTTGCTTGTGGAATTTTTCGAAAGACAGAAAAACAGCAGAAGTCGGATATGACCTGAGCCCTGAATTTCATGGTAAAGGGTTAATGAATGAAGCCCTGCAAAGTGTTGTTGACTTTGGTTTTAACAAGTTGGGGCTTAATTCAATTGAAGCCTATACACATAGAGAAAATAGCAGTTCTGTAAAATTATTGGAAAGGAATAAATTCAGATGGGTTGAAAGCAGATCTGATGAAGACAATGGAGATAATATAATTTTGGTATTGAACAGGCCGGAAGTTCTCAGTACATAG
- a CDS encoding SDR family oxidoreductase encodes MDTPEKPYVLVIAATSDIGKALAHEYARHGYNLHLTARNQSLLQVTAEDIRIRYGVEVTSHRFDVLEFETHEAFYRQLSPAPKGVICVAGYLGNQQLAERDFAETRRILDTNYTGCVSILNIAASHLEQAGNGFITGISSVAGERGRQSNYFYGSSKAAFSAYLSGLRNRLYKSGVHVLTVKPGFVDTKMTEGMETPALLTSQPDEVAHQVFRAAKKRQNVLYVKWFWRGIMSVIKNIPEQYFKKLKL; translated from the coding sequence ATGGATACCCCCGAAAAACCTTACGTTTTGGTAATAGCAGCAACCTCTGATATCGGAAAAGCCCTGGCCCACGAATATGCCCGTCATGGTTATAACCTTCACCTTACGGCCCGGAATCAGTCTTTGCTGCAGGTTACGGCAGAAGATATTCGTATTCGATACGGAGTGGAGGTCACCTCTCACCGGTTCGATGTTCTCGAATTCGAGACTCACGAGGCGTTTTACCGCCAACTGTCACCGGCTCCTAAGGGCGTTATTTGTGTGGCGGGCTATCTGGGGAATCAACAACTCGCTGAGAGGGATTTCGCTGAGACAAGGCGAATTCTGGATACGAATTATACCGGCTGCGTTTCGATCCTGAACATTGCGGCAAGCCATCTGGAACAGGCAGGAAATGGTTTCATTACCGGCATCAGCTCGGTGGCAGGCGAAAGGGGCAGGCAGAGCAATTACTTTTACGGGAGTTCAAAAGCCGCATTTTCAGCCTATCTGAGCGGCCTCCGAAACCGGCTCTATAAAAGTGGTGTCCATGTATTGACCGTGAAACCAGGATTCGTAGATACCAAAATGACAGAAGGCATGGAAACCCCTGCCCTGCTCACCTCACAACCTGATGAAGTGGCGCATCAGGTTTTCAGGGCAGCGAAAAAAAGGCAAAATGTTCTATATGTGAAATGGTTTTGGCGTGGTATTATGTCGGTTATAAAAAATATCCCCGAGCAGTATTTCAAAAAGCTGAAACTTTGA
- the hemC gene encoding hydroxymethylbilane synthase: protein MHRIIGVELSHQNAPLNIREKIVLTKEETVQAMHEMKSRLNEVLIISTCNRLAVYTYSTNYRPVLDFFNRFGNLNLYLTIYDYDDSAVRHLFSTAAGLKSQVVGEHQILGQIKDSYHTAREAGALGPVMHEFSRRAIRAGKRVRGETSIGQFATSIASVAFELVNKIHPQLRGAKVLVLGTGEMANLILQMLAKTEVSKLMVASRELNRASQIAGIYQATPVALGNLDEILKEADVIVGATAAAEVIVSREQMLPYVNGHSKLFIDMGMPRNFAPEIADLENITLHDLDSIKDLTYQGIMKRQKEIPKAKAIINDEVEDFVYWLNAKRVHPLISGYYNQLEIIKAREMSWVIPKMGTLDETQKKIIDKFANRLISHVSKRPVEVLKTYAQEPHGRDRPIDTFREIFNLKDVHIHIPKRRIIVGSRDSKLALAQTNEVIEKLKEMDPDNEFMIKTIKTSGDMGHLEELGAWVKEVERALLDKEIDLAVHSMKDMPTEIPEGVIIAGIPERADPRDVLLSNDGKKLEQMPPGSRIGTTSMRRGFQIQRLQPGMEIVPVRGNIITRMSKLEGGEYDAIILAAAGLQRLGILNRITEIFSVEQMVPAVGQGALAAEIREDDLKLKQLLEKINHRETELAITAERALLHELGGGCRMPIGGYAKITGNSITLHGMYANDSGTKINFDHLTADISEVEEMGKRLAARLKKGI, encoded by the coding sequence ATGCACAGGATTATCGGAGTAGAGTTAAGCCACCAAAACGCCCCTCTAAACATTAGAGAAAAAATTGTTCTCACCAAAGAAGAAACGGTGCAGGCAATGCATGAGATGAAATCCAGGCTAAACGAAGTCCTGATTATTTCTACCTGCAACCGCCTGGCAGTTTATACTTATAGCACCAATTATCGCCCTGTCCTGGACTTCTTCAACCGGTTCGGAAATCTCAACCTTTATCTCACCATCTACGATTATGATGACTCGGCAGTGCGCCATCTGTTCAGTACGGCAGCGGGCCTGAAGAGCCAGGTAGTCGGTGAGCACCAGATACTGGGACAGATCAAAGACAGCTACCATACGGCCAGAGAAGCAGGAGCGCTCGGTCCGGTAATGCATGAATTCTCACGCAGGGCCATACGGGCCGGAAAGCGCGTTCGCGGAGAAACATCCATCGGACAGTTTGCCACTTCCATTGCTTCCGTAGCATTCGAATTGGTGAACAAAATACACCCCCAATTGAGGGGCGCGAAAGTGCTCGTACTCGGTACCGGAGAGATGGCCAACCTGATCCTGCAAATGCTGGCGAAGACCGAAGTAAGTAAACTCATGGTAGCAAGCCGGGAACTGAACCGGGCCTCTCAGATAGCTGGAATTTACCAGGCCACCCCGGTAGCTCTTGGCAATCTGGATGAAATACTGAAAGAAGCCGATGTAATTGTGGGTGCTACCGCTGCGGCTGAAGTTATCGTTTCGCGGGAACAGATGCTGCCTTATGTAAATGGACATAGTAAATTGTTCATTGATATGGGGATGCCGCGCAATTTTGCTCCTGAAATTGCAGATCTGGAAAATATTACACTCCATGATCTTGACAGCATCAAGGATCTTACTTACCAGGGCATTATGAAACGCCAAAAGGAAATCCCCAAGGCGAAGGCTATCATTAATGATGAGGTGGAGGATTTTGTGTACTGGTTAAATGCAAAACGGGTACATCCGCTGATCTCCGGCTATTATAACCAGCTTGAAATTATAAAGGCCCGCGAAATGAGCTGGGTCATTCCCAAGATGGGAACACTGGACGAGACCCAAAAAAAGATCATTGACAAGTTTGCCAACCGCCTGATCAGCCACGTGAGCAAACGCCCCGTTGAAGTGTTGAAAACTTATGCACAAGAACCCCATGGCCGCGACCGGCCTATTGATACTTTTCGTGAAATCTTTAATCTGAAAGACGTGCATATCCATATCCCTAAAAGAAGGATCATCGTGGGAAGCCGCGACAGCAAACTGGCGCTGGCGCAAACCAATGAGGTGATTGAGAAGCTAAAAGAAATGGATCCTGACAATGAATTTATGATTAAAACCATAAAGACAAGCGGAGACATGGGGCATTTGGAAGAACTTGGGGCGTGGGTAAAAGAGGTAGAACGGGCATTACTCGACAAGGAAATTGACCTTGCCGTACACAGTATGAAGGATATGCCCACGGAAATTCCGGAAGGTGTGATTATAGCTGGCATCCCGGAGCGAGCCGACCCTCGTGATGTGTTGCTGAGCAATGACGGCAAAAAGCTGGAACAGATGCCTCCCGGTAGCAGGATTGGCACCACCAGTATGCGCAGAGGATTTCAGATACAAAGGCTTCAGCCGGGGATGGAGATTGTGCCGGTGCGTGGAAACATCATTACCCGTATGAGCAAACTGGAAGGTGGCGAATATGATGCGATCATCCTCGCGGCTGCGGGTCTGCAACGGCTCGGAATTCTGAATCGTATCACCGAAATTTTCAGCGTAGAGCAAATGGTGCCTGCAGTTGGACAAGGTGCGTTGGCCGCAGAGATCCGGGAAGACGATTTGAAATTGAAACAACTCCTGGAAAAGATCAACCACCGCGAAACCGAACTAGCCATAACCGCTGAGCGCGCCCTCCTGCATGAATTGGGTGGTGGATGCCGGATGCCCATTGGTGGCTATGCTAAAATCACGGGTAATTCAATCACACTGCATGGAATGTATGCAAACGACAGCGGTACTAAAATTAACTTTGATCACCTGACCGCAGACATTTCAGAAGTAGAAGAAATGGGAAAACGGCTGGCAGCACGCCTGAAAAAAGGCATTTAA
- a CDS encoding GNAT family N-acetyltransferase — MLKNTILETERTYLRKLSGEDAENFFNLNFDPEVLKFTGDNAFETIEEARKFLEQYDQYEKYGVGRLAVIDKKTNKFMGWCGLKFSPDYNEYDIGFRFFKAFWNQGYATETAGKYLEFGFNNLKISEIVGRSRIENRASIKVFEKIGMAFKNNFDFDGYKGVVYQIAKDDFRKIE, encoded by the coding sequence ATGTTAAAAAATACAATTTTAGAAACTGAAAGAACTTATCTGCGAAAGCTGTCTGGCGAGGATGCAGAGAATTTTTTCAATCTGAATTTTGATCCGGAAGTTTTGAAATTTACAGGCGATAATGCATTTGAGACCATTGAGGAAGCAAGAAAGTTTCTTGAACAATACGACCAATATGAAAAATATGGAGTAGGACGATTAGCGGTAATAGATAAGAAAACGAACAAATTCATGGGTTGGTGCGGACTGAAATTCAGTCCTGATTATAATGAATATGACATTGGATTCAGATTTTTTAAAGCATTTTGGAATCAGGGATACGCGACAGAGACGGCAGGAAAATATCTGGAGTTTGGATTTAATAACTTAAAAATCAGCGAAATTGTAGGGCGCTCAAGAATAGAAAACAGGGCTTCGATTAAGGTGTTTGAAAAGATTGGAATGGCCTTTAAAAATAATTTTGACTTTGACGGTTACAAAGGAGTTGTTTATCAAATAGCAAAAGATGATTTTAGAAAAATCGAATAA